One window of the Lacerta agilis isolate rLacAgi1 chromosome 17, rLacAgi1.pri, whole genome shotgun sequence genome contains the following:
- the SLC8B1 gene encoding mitochondrial sodium/calcium exchanger protein isoform X2, with translation MELGSQEHSMPAFCGLPAPPPVLSWEQSECREVGKENISRRCFFIRNNPDCQMDGGFLNYLNGVFCVFPAALQPLAVTLYALWLAYLFVMLGVTAEKFFCPNLSAISTKLKLAHNVAGVTFLAFGNGAPDIFSAVVAFSDPRTAGLAVGALFGAGIFVTTVVAGGIALVRPFTAASRPFLRDAIFYMVAVFLTFVALYFEEVSLAEALSYLCLYIFYVLTVVISTWLHKRQRRERPGPSIPAEPELPADSEDGDTSSVNGGEYGEEYRPLLPSEESTLQILTHSLNPLDYRKWRRKPCYWRLLKICKLPVEFVLLLTVPIVDPDREDQNWRRPLNCLHLITGPLVCVLTLKSGTYGFHKIHGVFPVWGLVVLLGVSLAAVIFCITRNEEPPRYHWLFAFLGFLVSAMWINAAATEVVNILRTLGVIFRLSNTVLGLTLLAWGNSIGDTFSDLTMARQGYPRMAFSACFGGIIFNMLVGVGLGCLLQMTSSKLVVRLESEGLLVWILAGALGLSLIFSFLSVPAQCFHLGQGYGCCLIVYYLVFLTVALLTEFRVIRLASI, from the exons ATGGAGCTGGGCAGCCAGGAACACAGCATGCCAGCATTCTGCggtctgcctgctcctcctcctgtgctCTCCTGGGAACAATCCGAG TGCAgagaggtggggaaggaaaacaTCTCCAGGCGCTGCTTCTTCATCCGGAACAACCCAGACTGCCAGATGGATGGCGGGTTTCTCAACTACCTCAATGGAGTTTTCTGCGTTTTCCCTGCTGCTCTCCAACCTCTTGCAGTCACCCTCTAT GCTCTGTGGCTGGCTTATCTCTTTGTCATGCTTGGGGTCACAGCCGAGAAATT CTTCTGCCCCAATTTATCTGCCATCTCCACCAAGCTGAAGCTGGCACACAATGTTGCA GGTGTCACCTTCCTGGCTTTTGGGAATGGCGCACCCGACATCTTCAGCGCCGTCGTGGCTTTCTCCGACCCGCGGACAGCGGGCTTAGCTGTTGGAGCGCTGTTCG GTGCCGGTATCTTTGTCACCACCGTCGTAGCCGGTGGCATAGCCCTGGTGAGGCCGTTCACTGCAGCCTCCAGGCCGTTCCTCAGGGATGCCATCTTCTACATGGTCGCTGTCTTCCTCACTTTCGTGGCCCTCTACTTTGAGGAGGTCAGCCTGGCAGAAGCCCTGA GTTACCTCTGTCTCTACATCTTCTACGTCCTGACGGTCGTCATCTCTACGTGGCTCCACAAGAGGCAGCGGAGGGAGAGGCCGGGCCCTTCTATCCCTGCAGAGCCAG AGCTGCCAGCAGACTCTGAAGATGGGGACACGTCAAGCGTCAATGGAGGCGAATACG GGGAAGAATACCGACCTTTGCTGCCTTCGGAAGAGAGCACCCTCCAGATTCTGACACACTCCTTGAATCCTCTGGATTACCGAAAGTGGAGGAGGAAGCCCTGCTATTGGCGGCTGCTCAAGATCTGCAAG ctGCCAGTGGAATTCGTGCTGCTGCTGACGGTGCCCATCGTGGACCCTGACAGAGAAGATCAGAACTGGAGGCGGCCCTTGAACTGCCTTCACCTCATCACTGGGCCCCTCGTCTGCGTCCTCACGCTCAAGTCCGGCACAT ATGGGTTTCACAAGATCCACGGGGTCTTCCCAGTTTGGGGCCTGGTGGTCCTCCTGGGGGTTTCCTTGGCTGCCGTCATCTTCTGCATTACGAGGAACGAAGAGCCACCCCGATATCACTGG TTATTTGCCTTCCTGGGCTTCCTGGTCAGCGCCATGTGGATCAACGCTGCTGCCACAGAGGTGGTGAACATCTTAAGGACTTTGGGGGTGATCTTTCGACTGAGCAACACTGTCTTGGGGTTGACGCTGCTGGCCTGGGGGAACAGCATTGGAG ACACCTTCTCAGACCTCACGATGGCTCGGCAGGGATACCCCCGCATGGCCTTTTCTGCCTGCTTTGGTGGCATCATCTTCA ATATGCTCGTTGGCGTTGGACTCGGCTGCCTCCTTCAGATGACGAGCAGCAAGCTAGTCGTGAGG CTGgaatccgagggccttctggtgtggATCCTGGCCGGCGCCCTGGGCCTCAGCCtgatcttctccttcctctctgtgCCCGCTCAGTGCTTCCATCTGGGGCAAGGCTACGGCTGCTGCCTCATCGTCTACTACCTGGTCTTCTTGACCGTTGCGCTGCTGACGGAGTTCAGGGTGATCCGGCTTGCTTCCATCTGA
- the SLC8B1 gene encoding mitochondrial sodium/calcium exchanger protein isoform X1 — MWTFWVLGVAWMAAEGAKAVGYPNSLEDTKISASLHLDTSGQLNRILSSGRAVDCREVGKENISRRCFFIRNNPDCQMDGGFLNYLNGVFCVFPAALQPLAVTLYALWLAYLFVMLGVTAEKFFCPNLSAISTKLKLAHNVAGVTFLAFGNGAPDIFSAVVAFSDPRTAGLAVGALFGAGIFVTTVVAGGIALVRPFTAASRPFLRDAIFYMVAVFLTFVALYFEEVSLAEALSYLCLYIFYVLTVVISTWLHKRQRRERPGPSIPAEPELPADSEDGDTSSVNGGEYGEEYRPLLPSEESTLQILTHSLNPLDYRKWRRKPCYWRLLKICKLPVEFVLLLTVPIVDPDREDQNWRRPLNCLHLITGPLVCVLTLKSGTYGFHKIHGVFPVWGLVVLLGVSLAAVIFCITRNEEPPRYHWLFAFLGFLVSAMWINAAATEVVNILRTLGVIFRLSNTVLGLTLLAWGNSIGDTFSDLTMARQGYPRMAFSACFGGIIFNMLVGVGLGCLLQMTSSKLVVRLESEGLLVWILAGALGLSLIFSFLSVPAQCFHLGQGYGCCLIVYYLVFLTVALLTEFRVIRLASI, encoded by the exons ATGTGGACTTTCTGGGTCTTGGGAGTGGCCTGGATGGCAGCAGAGGGCGCCAAGGCAGTAGGATATCCCAATAGCCTAGAGGACACCAAGATCTCAGCTTCTCTTCACTTGGACACCAGTGGACAGCTCAACAGGATCCTGAGCTCAGGACGAGCTGTGGAC TGCAgagaggtggggaaggaaaacaTCTCCAGGCGCTGCTTCTTCATCCGGAACAACCCAGACTGCCAGATGGATGGCGGGTTTCTCAACTACCTCAATGGAGTTTTCTGCGTTTTCCCTGCTGCTCTCCAACCTCTTGCAGTCACCCTCTAT GCTCTGTGGCTGGCTTATCTCTTTGTCATGCTTGGGGTCACAGCCGAGAAATT CTTCTGCCCCAATTTATCTGCCATCTCCACCAAGCTGAAGCTGGCACACAATGTTGCA GGTGTCACCTTCCTGGCTTTTGGGAATGGCGCACCCGACATCTTCAGCGCCGTCGTGGCTTTCTCCGACCCGCGGACAGCGGGCTTAGCTGTTGGAGCGCTGTTCG GTGCCGGTATCTTTGTCACCACCGTCGTAGCCGGTGGCATAGCCCTGGTGAGGCCGTTCACTGCAGCCTCCAGGCCGTTCCTCAGGGATGCCATCTTCTACATGGTCGCTGTCTTCCTCACTTTCGTGGCCCTCTACTTTGAGGAGGTCAGCCTGGCAGAAGCCCTGA GTTACCTCTGTCTCTACATCTTCTACGTCCTGACGGTCGTCATCTCTACGTGGCTCCACAAGAGGCAGCGGAGGGAGAGGCCGGGCCCTTCTATCCCTGCAGAGCCAG AGCTGCCAGCAGACTCTGAAGATGGGGACACGTCAAGCGTCAATGGAGGCGAATACG GGGAAGAATACCGACCTTTGCTGCCTTCGGAAGAGAGCACCCTCCAGATTCTGACACACTCCTTGAATCCTCTGGATTACCGAAAGTGGAGGAGGAAGCCCTGCTATTGGCGGCTGCTCAAGATCTGCAAG ctGCCAGTGGAATTCGTGCTGCTGCTGACGGTGCCCATCGTGGACCCTGACAGAGAAGATCAGAACTGGAGGCGGCCCTTGAACTGCCTTCACCTCATCACTGGGCCCCTCGTCTGCGTCCTCACGCTCAAGTCCGGCACAT ATGGGTTTCACAAGATCCACGGGGTCTTCCCAGTTTGGGGCCTGGTGGTCCTCCTGGGGGTTTCCTTGGCTGCCGTCATCTTCTGCATTACGAGGAACGAAGAGCCACCCCGATATCACTGG TTATTTGCCTTCCTGGGCTTCCTGGTCAGCGCCATGTGGATCAACGCTGCTGCCACAGAGGTGGTGAACATCTTAAGGACTTTGGGGGTGATCTTTCGACTGAGCAACACTGTCTTGGGGTTGACGCTGCTGGCCTGGGGGAACAGCATTGGAG ACACCTTCTCAGACCTCACGATGGCTCGGCAGGGATACCCCCGCATGGCCTTTTCTGCCTGCTTTGGTGGCATCATCTTCA ATATGCTCGTTGGCGTTGGACTCGGCTGCCTCCTTCAGATGACGAGCAGCAAGCTAGTCGTGAGG CTGgaatccgagggccttctggtgtggATCCTGGCCGGCGCCCTGGGCCTCAGCCtgatcttctccttcctctctgtgCCCGCTCAGTGCTTCCATCTGGGGCAAGGCTACGGCTGCTGCCTCATCGTCTACTACCTGGTCTTCTTGACCGTTGCGCTGCTGACGGAGTTCAGGGTGATCCGGCTTGCTTCCATCTGA